One Cryptomeria japonica chromosome 9, Sugi_1.0, whole genome shotgun sequence genomic window carries:
- the LOC131069109 gene encoding uncharacterized protein LOC131069109, protein MLMQRHPSITWSPCAAHCLDLVLEDIGKIGWVKKVVEDAKSVTKFIYNHTWVLALMRKYTNGKDLVRPGVTRFASHFITLQSILSAIPHLKQMFVSDAWLGSAYSKRPEAEKIVTIVFDDGFNKSGEELTAVTEPLVRVLRMVDGEGMPMGFIYEAMDRAKEAISHYYRGNARKCEIFWRIIDHRWTNQLHQPIHAFAYFLNPKFYFSDSFRADEEVMAGVITCIDKMTPDPELRDKVLDELEIYKSAEGRLFSSQLAIDRRGKQQPDLWWENYGAGTPNLQKIAIRVLSQPCSASGCERNWSVFESIHTKKRNRLSQKRLNDLVFVRYNLRLRVRQVEGVSHEAIDLDEIDPYGDWTMNEQNDGDDVLLTEEEIAEIERGAAQDAEGARLDEDEDEDEDDDEDYDFEEESSHHLDTTTPTATTSSSRPEKLSYIRKNTKRKM, encoded by the exons atgcttatgcagaggcatccttcgattacatggagtccttgtgctgcacattgcttggacttggtgctagaggacattgggaagattggatgggtgaagaaggtggttgaagatgcaaaaagtgtcaccaaattcatctacaaccatacttgggtgcttgctttgatgagaaaatacacaaatggcaaggaccttgtgcgacctggagtgacacgatttgctagccacttcatcactttgcagagcattcttagtgccattcctcatcttaagcagatgtttgtgtcagatgcttggttggggtctgcatactccaaaagacctgaagcagagaagattgtgaCCATTGTTTTTGATGATgggttcaataaaagtggagaggagttgactgcg gtgacagaacctttggtgagggttcttcgtatggtggatggagagggcatgccaatgggtttcatttatgaggccatggatagggccaaagaggccatttcacattactatcgtggaaatgcaagaaaatgtgaaatcttttggcgcatcattgatcataggtggacaaaccaactccaccaaccgatacatgccttcgcctactttttgaacccgaaattctacttctctgattcatttagggctgatgaggaggtcatggcaggtgttattacatgcattgataagatgacacctgatcctgagttgagagacaaggttcttgatgagttggag atctacaaaagtgcagaggggagactcttctcatcacaactagcaattgataggagaggaaaacaacaaccag atttatggtgggagaattatggtgccggcacgcctaatcttcaaaagatagctatccgtgttttgtctcagccatgcagtgcttctgggtgtgaacgaaattggagtgtctttgaaagcattcacacaaagaagagaaatagattgtcacaaaagcggctcaatgatctagtatttgttcggtacaaccttcgccttcgagttagacaggtggagggtgtttcacatgaggccattgacttggatgaaattgatccatatggtgattggaccatgaatgaacaaaatgatggtgatgatgtcctccttaccgaagaagaaattgcagaaatagagagaggagcagcacaagatgcagaaggagcaagattggatgaagatgaggacgaagatgaggatgatgatgaggactatgactttgaagaagaatcatctcaccatttagataccacaacacccactgctactacttctagctcaaggcctgaaaaattgagctatattaggaaaaatacaaagaggaagatgtag
- the LOC131030131 gene encoding uncharacterized protein LOC131030131 → MELREAYKWKVPKKGWAKLNFGGASRGNLGPAGIECYLHDDDGKELAKLAKPIGIESNNKADILALVEGLLLCQNRGISKLAIEGDSSIIINGLRKGFLPNWKLNAILSRALSLLKDFKKTTFNHIYREGNSRADELANAGANGRFIS, encoded by the coding sequence ATGGAGTTAAGAGAAGCCTACAAATGGAAGGTCCCAAAAAAAGGGTGGGCTAAGCTTAACTTCGGTGGTGCTTCTCGTGGGAATCTAGGTCCTGCAGGGATCGAGTGTTATCTGcatgatgatgatggcaaagaaTTAGCTAAGTTGGCCAAACCTATAGGGATTGAATCCAATAATAAAGCAGATATTTTAGCCTTAGTTGAAGGCCTCCTCTTATGTCAAAATAGGGGCATTAGTAAGCTCGCCATTGAAGGAGATTCGTCTATTATTATCAATGGCCTTAGAAAAGGTTTTCTTCCTAACTGGAAGCTGAATGCGATCTTGTCAAGAGCTCTAAGCCTCCTCAAGGATTTCAAGAAAACAACCttcaatcatatttatagagaaggtAACTCCAGGGCGGATGAATTAGCCAATGCAGGAGCTAATGGACGGTTCATAAGTTAA